In a single window of the Thermoanaerobaculia bacterium genome:
- a CDS encoding serine/threonine-protein kinase — translation MEPGSHVGRFRIERPLGQGAMGNVYLAVDPEIERQVAIKIVRTDLTDSDRRDEVETRFLREAKIAGRLQHPNIVTIYDVGREGESTFIAMEYVEGRPLAKLLRPDVPLSDAQRFLIARQTAEALAHAHERQVVHRDVKPGNILIRSDGVVKVSDFGIGKLLTGGEDVTRTGMMVGSPSYMSPEQIRGDTLDGRSDIFSFGVVLYEMFTGARPFPGDTVTALVYQILHTEPRDPASIRPDLPPMTSEIIRRALAKKREERYPDARALLRDLHRAGGSSMRDSRPTPVVQEFRMPVPTPIPARTASTAGAPALAAAPAAAAVSASGSGPTVIVERRGGAALLFGIAALVLAAAAFLFVITQPRRAASIFAGVTKAAAPPAPAPPPVPAVTAPPATSASASSSVALAPPPSVPAPATSPAAAPDSAGPAATTSPESSSVGRTKDNRKTSSDSAAARPSTKTAPAVPPPITGAPEGPAPAPASDVVFDNVYHARRAMKFQFSPDQARLSVDGKYIGIADDWDDHGGGKPFPLAPGIHRLKATLPGYRDLNIQIVVAPSAPKDVESAGDEMKRISKDPFSKIPKLDYGTQGEVFFDAPLGSARVLVDGHEQGIGSIFTAAQPLTLSGPMVHDVLLTDGAKSKALRILVSSTADRNRVLIKEKLK, via the coding sequence ATGGAGCCCGGCTCCCACGTCGGCCGTTTTCGGATCGAGCGCCCGCTCGGGCAGGGCGCGATGGGGAACGTCTACCTCGCCGTCGATCCGGAGATCGAGCGTCAGGTCGCGATCAAGATCGTCCGCACGGATCTGACCGACTCCGATCGGCGGGACGAGGTCGAGACGCGGTTCCTTCGCGAAGCGAAGATCGCCGGCCGCCTGCAGCACCCGAACATCGTCACGATCTACGATGTCGGCCGGGAAGGGGAGAGCACGTTCATCGCCATGGAGTACGTCGAAGGACGGCCGCTCGCGAAGCTCCTCCGCCCCGACGTGCCTCTCTCCGACGCCCAGCGGTTCCTGATCGCCCGCCAGACCGCCGAGGCGCTCGCGCACGCGCACGAGCGACAGGTCGTCCACCGCGACGTCAAGCCGGGAAACATCCTGATCCGGAGCGACGGCGTCGTGAAGGTCTCGGACTTCGGGATCGGGAAGCTCCTGACCGGAGGCGAGGACGTGACGCGGACCGGAATGATGGTCGGGAGCCCTTCCTACATGTCGCCGGAGCAGATCCGCGGCGACACGCTCGACGGACGATCGGACATCTTCTCGTTCGGCGTCGTGCTGTACGAGATGTTCACCGGCGCGCGCCCCTTCCCCGGCGACACCGTGACCGCGCTCGTGTACCAGATCCTGCACACCGAGCCGCGCGACCCCGCTTCGATCCGGCCGGATCTTCCGCCGATGACGTCGGAGATCATCCGCCGCGCCCTCGCGAAGAAGCGCGAGGAGCGGTATCCCGACGCCCGGGCGCTCCTCCGCGACCTGCATCGCGCCGGCGGGTCGTCGATGCGTGACTCGCGGCCGACCCCGGTCGTCCAGGAATTCCGGATGCCGGTTCCGACGCCGATCCCCGCGCGGACCGCCTCCACGGCCGGAGCCCCGGCTCTCGCGGCGGCCCCGGCGGCCGCGGCGGTTTCCGCGTCCGGGTCGGGACCGACCGTCATCGTCGAACGGCGCGGAGGCGCGGCGCTGCTCTTCGGCATCGCGGCGCTCGTCCTCGCGGCCGCCGCTTTCCTCTTCGTCATCACGCAGCCGCGCCGCGCCGCGTCGATCTTCGCGGGGGTGACGAAGGCCGCCGCTCCTCCGGCGCCGGCGCCTCCGCCGGTTCCGGCCGTGACCGCGCCTCCCGCCACGTCCGCGTCCGCCTCGAGCTCCGTCGCGCTTGCGCCGCCCCCCTCCGTACCGGCGCCCGCGACCTCGCCGGCCGCCGCTCCGGACTCCGCCGGCCCGGCCGCGACGACGTCCCCCGAGTCGTCCTCGGTCGGCCGCACCAAGGACAACCGGAAGACCTCGTCGGATTCAGCGGCGGCTCGTCCCTCGACGAAGACCGCGCCGGCCGTGCCGCCGCCCATCACGGGTGCGCCGGAGGGCCCGGCTCCCGCCCCCGCATCGGACGTCGTGTTCGACAACGTCTACCACGCGCGGCGCGCGATGAAGTTCCAGTTCAGCCCGGACCAGGCGCGATTGTCCGTCGACGGCAAGTACATCGGGATCGCCGACGACTGGGACGATCACGGCGGGGGAAAACCCTTCCCGCTCGCGCCGGGAATCCATCGGCTGAAAGCGACGCTTCCCGGATATCGCGATCTGAACATCCAGATCGTCGTCGCCCCTTCCGCCCCGAAAGACGTCGAGTCGGCGGGCGACGAGATGAAACGGATCTCGAAGGATCCGTTCTCGAAGATCCCGAAGCTCGACTACGGGACCCAGGGGGAGGTCTTCTTCGACGCGCCGCTCGGTTCCGCGCGCGTCCTCGTCGACGGTCACGAGCAGGGAATCGGGTCGATCTTCACGGCGGCCCAGCCGCTGACGCTCTCCGGCCCGATGGTCCACGACGTGCTGCTGACCGACGGCGCGAAATCGAAAGCCCTCCGAATCCTCGTGTCGTCGACCGCGGACAGGAACCGGGTCCTCATCAAGGAAAAGCTGAAGTAG